In Amblyomma americanum isolate KBUSLIRL-KWMA chromosome 8, ASM5285725v1, whole genome shotgun sequence, the DNA window cttctttcactccctcttttatcccttcccttacggcgcggtacaggtgtccaacgctatatgagacagatactgcaccatttccttcccccaaaaccaattattattattaggttatgatctgtcatacacattaggcggaaaggttgttgagcaacgactaccgggtttaatgtatgcggacgatattgtactgttagcaaataaccaggaagatttgcaaactttggtgaacttctgtggagacgaaggagacagtctaggtttcagttttagcgcaactaggtcaggtgtgatggttttcaacggcacaactgatcaggagcttacaatacagggccatgaaatacccagagtggccgaatacaaatatctcgtggtatgggcaaacaaagggcatatgtacacggaaaaacacgaacagtctctcatagcaaaagggcgaagagatgccgggataatgaaacgtagggcattgtgggggtacaacaggtatgaagtcctcagaggtatttggaaaagaataatggtgctGGGGCTTACtccgggaatgcggttctatgctataagagctgaagttcagttgcgattagaagtaaatcagagaactgttggaagattagcactaggtgcccacgggaaaaccacaaacgaggcagtacagggggatatggacttggcaacgttcgaagcacgggaagctcagagtaaagtgctatacgaagaacgcctggggaaattggacgataacagttgggcaggtaatgtatttaaatacctgtacagaaagagcgatgacacacagtggcggaaacgaactagaaagctgaccagtaagtttgccagggacgaggaaggagaaagaaagagcattaaacggcaggttaaaaacgtcgaaggtaaaaatttgacagattcaatggaaaagaagcatagtgtagaactatatcgatgctagaaaaggcagatcaggaaggaaacgttttatgataactcaaggggcagtgccctcctctttgaagtataggtcagggagtcttagaacgttcagctacaaaaagaaatttaacgaagaagatgacacatgtgctgtgtgtggtaaatctgtagaaacaacaaaacacctcattctaaattgtgatggtatccatccagtTGTCGATGCATgcaaagtggtttagcgcgactgcagcacaaccagaggatgggggccaaaagactcatataaagaaataataaagctacaaaattggaatgtaatctgccaataaaaaaaaatatattagcacctcgttttatgaaagaggtaagtcattttattaaaacctggcaaattttgtatttttgcaacactcttgacctgccccctattcatgagtgtgcggtgcattacagcgcgtctttgcaggccttgtttcgatacccggctaacccggccacagtggcgggagcttacgaagcgatttcttatcgccagctgtctgcgatggcgcgcctggtaaagcgtataaatttagctcgctggtctcaaaatgctccttttgcgaagttttcatcgtccttgcacgtcgcttctttgtcaccgtacggtaagatttgcaccccgctgcaccgctgcggcagttttctcggttttgtcgtttccttcggcgtgcggccagtgcgaagtctttttccgtctttgcacgcttcgcgctcttcttttgaagcgcttagcgcttcatttcaagatgagcttgcggcatgtgatgaaacgatgctccgtggtacaccaagggtacactgcgacagcgtggatagtaccattggtgtcacgctacaccgattcccgctggactttcacaggtgtgtcgtctgctctaggtatgcgcgatagcttcgatatggtttcgccgggctgttcgcgcgtgtttcatagctgtaacccgttcgtgcgtacttggcttcatgttttcggggatatttatgtactacactgcagggcacacactttcagtgctgaggtgtgcgaaagaggcccacatttttctaatttatagtgagtttcatgcagctgactatcaccaacgtgaacttcacaccgggctctcaggagcaaccacgtgcacgctactgaccgggaggcccatttagaacaaagtttgctacctgacggctctgagtacgacattgtttagttttgcaaaaccatgaagccaatttgaggaaccccctcgcagctgggagtatcgaaactcagcctcgtgtatgtgcgcggctttgaggaggctttaactggattcgctcagcaggagttattgcctgccttggtattgctgtcctacatatacatgactgtcagggtaattttaaacgcacttcactctcgtcactcgttgagcttagaaaagcagctagccgcgtggcatgaggatgagcgttaccgcactctggggcgcagagagcttggcgcgagcatagttcagatgtaatgcaagtataatttactgcagttagcagtgacaggaataatgacgcattggcgtttcgagtatgcgtGTTCCTTTTGGTgcagttgtatctaacgtgcatgttgcatcacgtccaggtgccgagcgtgggcgcagttctgccgcaacgtcagcctggagaagaaggcgccgtcgcagctacgagaactcaggatttgctcgaggcacttcgaaccatctgtgtatctgccgataggaaggctgcgacacgatgGTTTGCCTACTTGAGCAAGCATTGCTggtaatttttgttatcaaacttttaaggcattcgccgctcttgaaatgtcaggttttgtgaaaaaatgaaatttttcctttttgtcgtaaccgtaaacagtctagcgtcttttgcaaaacgcaaaacgaattatgtatctgtcttgtggctttaaaaattacagtaaatttttacctgcaccctgctaagcgaaaacgaaaatggaagtatcgctttcacgtgagcacatataattatatacatatcgtgtgtgtgtgtatatatatatatatatatatatatatatatatatatacatatatatataatattcgttttacgtctcttgtatgcactgtacactgtatgtgaggttcgtgaccaatgtccaacatagcatagaattaggtttgtgcttgtggtaagctaatggcacaagcttagtaggcgaagggtgctcaagcgaatttctaggcacgggtgcggaaaaagtacactgacgatgtgaatactcttgcctgatatttccggtaaaaaaaaggataatggaagtgggatattcggtagtctggtatggcaaaggactccaaaggatcttaacgtgagtctgtcagtcttccggttcaggctgtttgatgccgctagccacttcagcaacggaaaccaggcgactctacatgttttgcagcaagtgggagttgaatctttcatattcaccgtgaaaccttgtctcatgaatggtccctgtcgtgtccagagggcattctcgtccttcctttgatagctcaaaagaagtgagggggaaaaaagggtgagccttcctaaatgtttgatgaattttagtactccagaactttgctttcttgtatgcagagcttcttttttcatcttcagtcttatcaggatgcaatcttatgctgacttgggcaaggtacgcttggtgaaaagcttctcgagatattgtgtgctcatgtgttatgtatcaaagcatgcactgaacgattatagaaatgcactaattattgtttgtgttgttgccttttacctcaatattcatgctagcgaaagccaatgtttgtacaggtttttattttttgcgataattgcttacgaattcattcttgttgcatctcattgcgtaggccataggctgacctgcataaatctgtaaacaatatggggcaCATAACTTGATATGCGAGCTATCGTTGTTTGTGTGATAggcgaatttcgcactcttcaaaATAAAACATAGCATACgaaaattgcaaatgatttactggtgctccacagatgctgatgacatcaaactaatgtgcctaacgattaagggtggtaaacagaattttatttcattggataagcatttttctttctagagtgatgacaatgtgaaccgcatgctgtggaagctatagttctttggaaattatttactataaaggtactgaattctcttttctctccgcaataatgttgccatttcagacacctcaagcgaatgcagcagtgacatggactgttcacaatctctgagcgaaacttcggcatcagtgcgccgggctggagaaccaggtgagcagggttgtatgcataactgacataaatcttttgaaaatggtgacgactgaaagctcattggactgcttcctatgatagctgctgtctccggtgaacctgtttccaaggggtacgtccagagtcggtcgtcccagtcgctgctactcttccaagaaggtgattgttatttcgtatctgctcgaacagcctgaggaggtatggctcagaaatatgctacaattccttgcctgtgcgctgtgcagatgcagatggtgccagccctactggttctatgctgaaccaagcttgttcccacgccagtggcttcataatggttcagtgtaagtgttaattccgcctgtggcgcttagttattatttgtgcattgttgggttgctggcttccctgtcagaactgtgctgtcactatattttgttctttatattctgtgggtgcagctgaccacacatatgcaggaccaagcactgaagcaagcgcttcatctctggaacctggcacggcaggggtggccgcaacactgtcagcgagtgctgatctgtcaccaggagctccgttcagcagttcgcctctttcttatgaaggttagcaattttacaacgctttcgcaatattgtgcactttttggtgctacaggactacatgcagctatgactaaacccgacgtagcaacttattgctcttccgtcgactctgtacgttgcaggatctttcaccagccccatcaatgaaagggcggccactgcagaaacttcgagccaagctcaggcagctgcgtaaccgcaacaagaggctgcaaggactgctgcttcagcgccgtcgcatgaagaccactgccgaattggtagatagtctgcgtgagcatttaacaccagctgttgctgcttttgttgaagctcagttaaagatgcacaatgtcagcaggtttggccgtcgatggtgcagccaaaacaaaacctttgctttaggtttatacttccacagcccaaaaggttacagatattgcaggaaactcctgaaacttccatctgttaggtcactgcagctgtggcttgcacgcgtaccattgagggttggattttatcctgaagtttttgatttgatcgagaaacgggcagcgtcttttccacggcaagacagggcttgcaccataatttttgatgaaatgcatgtttcaaaggagctgtcgtacaatccagtgccggacagatctgaaggccttgaagagtacagtgcagcacaaggtccaaatcttgcaaacaaggcgcttgtgttcatggccaaaggaatatgtacgccatggaagcagcctcttggctacttctttgcagataaggcagcgcctgcaactgttctgtatgacctgctcttcaaatgccacaaaatgttggttggagctggattgcagcctgtggctgtggtttgtgatcaggggaaccaaaatgtttctctgttttcgaaacttgtgacccctgaaaagccgtacttaagtgtgaatggtgaaccgcttttctttatttttgatccaccgcatttgctcaagtgcttgcgcaatatgctcttcaagtatgacttcagggtaggcagtggcacaattaaaagctcgtacatacgacaggcttatgagaaggatcgagaaatgcaaattcggtccatcccaaagttgagtgcccggcactttaatttaacttttgcttcgaagatgtctgtgaaactcgcagcacaggtattcagcaatcattgcgctgctgcattgtgcacattggtaacattccaacagttgccatcagaggcta includes these proteins:
- the LOC144101888 gene encoding uncharacterized protein LOC144101888, with product MDCSQSLSETSASVRRAGEPAAVSGEPVSKGYVQSRSSQSLLLFQEDADGASPTGSMLNQACSHASGFIMVQSDHTYAGPSTEASASSLEPGTAGVAATLSASADLSPGAPFSSSPLSYEGSFTSPINERAATAETSSQAQAAA
- the LOC144102486 gene encoding 52 kDa repressor of the inhibitor of the protein kinase-like, whose translation is MLRGTPRVHCDSVDSTIGVTLHRFPLDFHRCRAWAQFCRNVSLEKKAPSQLRELRICSRHFEPSVYLPIGRLRHDGLPT